The sequence TTATCTGCTTTTAATCCAGGCGGATTTTTCAGCTAATCAGCGTACTGGCTGATGGAATGCATCATCGATTGCTTGGCGGTATCCAGGTGCCGGCGCATTTCGCGCATGGCGTTGAGGTCGTTGCGGCAAATCAGCGCGCTGAGGATCGCCATATGTTCATCCGTTGCGATGATATTCCGTTGTTTCAAGTCTCTCTCGTCCCATTGATAATGAAAGTGGAAAACAACGGAGATAATCTCAATCGACTGATTGAAAAACGGATTATTGGCCGCTGACAGGATCAAGGTATGAAAATCCCGGTCAAGTTGCGAGAACATACGGTAGTTGTCGCCGATGGTTTCCCGCAGTTGGCGGTGCCGGTCGAGCAACTCCCTGGCTTGTAACCAGCGATCGTCATCAGGAGGCAAATTCATGAATTTATTAAGTGCATGAGTTTCAAGCAGTTCTCTTAGTTCAAACAGCTTTTCAGCATATTCCTTATCAAACTTTTTCATTTGCCATTGCCCGCGGCTGATATTTTCGATCAGGTTGTATCGGCAAAAACGCAATAAAAACTCGCGCACCACTATCGGGCTGACCATCACTTCCCGAGCCAGCTGCAACTCGGAAAAGGTATCGCCCGCACGCAATTTCCGTTGATTAATCATATGGAAAAATGCCCGTTCAAAGGTATGCGTCTGCACTTCAACCGGTTGACTGACGCTGTCAAAACCATCGCCCTCATGGGGTTGACGTACAATGAGGTAATTGCCATTGACTTTTTCCAGCCCCCCCCGCTGATGCAAATAATGAAGCGTGTGATTCACCGTCGTCCGACTGATGTTATACAACTCCGCCAAAGCCGCCTGTGAGGGAAGTGGTGAAAGGATATGCCCCTTTCTGATGCCATCGATCATCTGATTAATTACATTATGGCGAAGGTTTTGTGTTCTGCTCATCATCGCTCCTTTTGGTTTTTTATTTATTTAAAACTAATTTAAAGCTGAATATTCAGATTTAAATCACAAATAATCACAAAGACACATCCGAAAGTCGTTTTTTTATTTAATAACAGATCCCACTTATTATGAGGACGCTGTTATGGAAAATATAAAAACCATGAAGACGCTGGTTTGCGAGAAACCCACCGCGCTAGTTTACCAACAACGAGAACGGCCGACGCCTAAAGACAACGAGGCGTTAATTAAAATTTTAAACGTGGGTATTTGCGGTACCGATATTCATGCCTGGGCCGGTAATCAACCTTTTTTCAGTTACCCGCGCGTACTGGGCCATGAAATTTGCGGTGAAATCGTTGCGCTGGGAAATAATGCTCACAATATACTCATCGGTCAACGGGTTGCCGTTATTCCTTATGTCGCTTGTCATCATTGTCACTCCTGTCTGAGCGGTAAAACCAACTGCTGTGAAAATATATCGGTGATCGGCGTTCATCAGGACGGCGGATTCTGTGAGTATCTGAGCGTACCGCTCGGCAACTTGTTGATTGTCGATGATGTGGAGCCCGTATCGGCCGCATTGATCGAGCCTTTTGCCATCAGCGCTCATGCCGTGCGTCGCGCGGCGTTACAGGCTGGCGAACATGTGCTGGTGGTGGGCGCGGGGCCGATAGGTTTGGGGGTGGCGGCCATTGCCAAAGCCGACGGCGCGCAGGTGGTGATGGCCGACACCAGCGCCGAACGCCGCCGGCATGTGGAAAAGAAGCTGGATATCGCCACGCTCGATCCCTCCGCTGGCGGATTCGAACAGGCGTTGCGCCAACAGTTCTCAGGCATGTTGCCGGTGAAAGTCATTGACGCCACCGGCAACCAATATGCCATGAACAACAGCGTCAATCTTATCCGTCACGGCGGCAGCATTGTATTTGTCGGGCTGTTTAAAGGCGAACTCAGCTTTGCCGACCCGGATTTTCACAAAAAAGAAACCACCATGATGGGCAGCCGTAACGCCACTCACGAGGACTTCGCCAAAGTCGGTCAATTAATGGCGGCGGGCAAACTGTCCGCCGACATGATGCTCACTCACCATTTTGACTTCAATACGCTGGGCAACGTGTATGAAACGGACGTGGTGAAAAACAACGCGCTAATCAAAGGCGTGATCCATTTCTGAATCACGCTGTGCGGAATAATACGCCGGCCCCCCCTTCCGGCAAGTCGCCATAATTTTAAGGATATTGCTATGTTAACGCTGAATCGCCGCGATTTTCCCGGGCGCCGTCACCCTGATAAAATCATCCAGTTTGGCGAAGGAAATTTTTTGCGCGCCTTTGTCGATTGGCAATTGGATTTATTGAATGAACATACCGGCCTTAACGCGGGCATCGTGGTTGTACGGCCGATTGACAGCGATTCCCCTCCCTCGCTGAATACTCAGGACGGCCTTTATACCACCCTTATTCGCGGTTTGAACGAACGGGGAGAGAGCGTCAGCGACGCGCGGGTTATTCGCTCCGTCAACCGTGAAATCAATGTCTACCATCAGTTTGAGGAATATCTGACTCTGGCGCATAACCCGGACATTCGCTGGGTATTCTCCAACACCACCGAATCCGGTATCAGCTATCTTGCGCGGGATAGCGCTGACGCCGCCCCACCCGCCAGCTTCCCGGCTAAATTGACCCGCCTGCTTTATGAGCGATTCCGTTATTTTGACGGCGCGCCAGACAAAGGCTGGGTATTTTTTCCCTGTGAACTGATTGACTATAACGGCGAAGCGTTGCGGGAACTGGTGCTGCGCTATACGCGGCAATGGCAATTGGGCGAGACTTTCGAAACCTGGTTGACCGCGCACAATACGTTTTGCTCCACGCTGGTCGACCGTATCGTAACCGGCTATCCGCGGGATGAAGCGACGACGCTGGAGAACCGCCTGGGTTATCACGACGCCTTTCTTGACGCCGCCGAGCATTTCTATCTGTTTGTGATCCAGGGACCGCAATGGCTGACGCAGGAACTCCACCTGGATGATTACCCGCTGAATATCCGTATTGTCGATGACATAAAACCGTACAAAGAACGCAAGGTGGCGATTTTGAACGGCGCGCATACTGCGCTGGTGCCGGTGGCCTTTCTGGCGGGACTCAATACCGTGGGCGAGGCGATGCACGACGCGCAAATCAGTCAGTTCGTCGAGCAGGCCATCGCGCAGGAAATTATTCCGGTGCTCGATTTACCGTCAGAAGAATTACACGCCTTTGCCCAGGCGGTATTGAATCGTTTTCGCAACCCGTTTATCCAACATCAACTGCTATCCATTGCGCTGAATAGCATGACCAAATTCCGTACCCGTATTTTACCGCAGCTGTTGGCTTATCAGCGGAAAACCGACCGCTTGCCGCCACGGCTGACGTTCGCGCTGTCTGCGCTACTGATATTTTATCGAGGCAAGCGCCAGGAAACGTCTTATCCATTGCAGGACGACGCCCGCTGGCTGGCCCGCTTTTCCTCTGGCTGGCAGGCTGTCGATGCCGGAACATTACCGCTTGGCGAGCTGGTGCAAACCCTGTTGGCTGACAGCGACCATTGGGGGCTGGATTTAAATACGGTTCCGCAATTACCAGAAACGGTGACCCGTCAATTGCAGGACATCAAGAGCCTGGGAGTCCGCGCGGCGTTGTCTGCTTAACGTTAAGGTTGCCCATGAAAAGTATTATAAAAATACATCCGCTGGATAATGTCGGCGTCGCATTGCGCGATCTCGCCGGCGGTGAGCAAATCGAGATTGCAGGCCAATGGCTTACCCTGGCCTCGCCCCTGCCGCGGGCATAAATTCGCTCTGGGCCCGCTACAGGCTGGGCAAAACATCATTAAATACGGTTTGCCGATCGGTCATGCGCTGAGTGCGATTGCCGCGGGCGAACATATTCACTCACACAACGCCAAAACGAATCTAAACGACCTGGACAGCTATGTCTACCAGCCGCAAGCCGGCGTATTGCCCAAGCCACTGGCGGATCGGCACATACAGCTGTATCGCCGCGCCAACGGCGAGGTCGGCATTCGCAATGAACTGTGGATAATTCCCACCGTCGGTTGCGTCAACGGTATCGCCCGACAGATCCAGCAACGTTTCTTGCAGACTACCCCGCATACGGAAGGAATTGATGGCGTCTATCTATTTAGTCATCCTTTTGGTTGTTCGCAGTTAGGGGACGATCATCAAAACACCCGCACTATGCTACAGAATATGGTGCGTCATCCGCATGCCGGAGCCGTATTGGTGATCGGACTGGGCTGCGAAAACAACCAGGTGGATGCCTTTCGCGACACCCTGGGCGACGTTGACCCGCAGCGGGTAAAATTTATGGTTTGCCAGCAACAGCAGGATGAAGTGGCGGCGGGGCTGGAACTACTACGGGCGTTATACCAGGTGATGCGGCAGGATCGGCGTGAGCCGGGCCGGCTGAGCGAATTAAAGTTCGGTCTGGAGTGTGGCGGTTCCGATGGATTATCCGGTATTACCGCCAACCCGTTGCTGGGACGTTTTTCTGACTATGTGATTGCCAATGGGGGAACGTCCGTGCTGACTGAAGTGCCTGAAATGTTCGGCGCCGAACGTATCTTAATGAGCCGTTGCCGCGATAAAGGCACATTTAATAAAACGGTCAGCATGGTGAACGACTTTAAACAGTACTTTATTGACCATCACCAGCCAATTTATGAGAACCCCTCACCTGGCAATAAGGCCGGGGGGATCACCACGCTCGAAGAAAAGTCACTGGGTTGTACCCAGAAAGCCGGACAGAGTCAGGTGGTGGATGTCTTGAAATACGCCGAGCGGTTAAAAATAGCAGGGTTGAATTTGTTAAGCGCTCCAGGTAACGATGCCGTAGCCACCAGCGCATTGGCGGGCGCCGGCTGCCATATGGTGTTGTTCAGTACCGGACGAGGCACGCCTTATGGCGGATTTGTGCCAACGGTCAAGCTGGCCACCAACAGTGAACTGGCGGCCAAAAAGCCCCATTGGATAGACTTTGACGCCGGCCGGCTGATTCATGGGGTTGATATGGATACGCTGTTGCAGGCATTTATCGATCTGATTGTCGCTATCGCCAACGGCAAACCCGCGCGCAACGAAGTTAATGACTTTCGTGAATTGGCCATCTTTAAAAGCGGCGTAACGTTGTAAGGGCAGCCATCGGGTAGCGCCCGCGGAAACCGCTCATCACCGGATGATGTCCCGGCGCCGGGACATCTCTTTACCACCGTTCGGGAAAATACCAACCTTCAATTCATTCGACACGCGCCACGATAGTCCATCGCCCTGCCGATTCGCTGAATAAGCGAATGGCCGAGGTTGTTGTTCCAGTTAAAGCTATTTTGCAGCACCACGACCGCAACCTTGTGCTGGCGGTCCAAGCCGATATAACTTGAGTAGCCGCCAATATAGCCCACCTGATAAGTGATATGCTGCTGGCCGATTTCATCGGTAATCCAGGCAATATTGGCCGCCTCTTTGGTGCGGTTGTAATAGGTTTTCAAAGAGTCGCCGATGGCTTCATCCAGCGCGGCGTCGCCTGTCGGGTAGAGATGCGCATGAGCGAATTTCAGCAAATCATTCGCGCTGGTATAGAGGCTGGCCGCGCCCATCATGTTGGAAGAAAAATGCCAGTCGGGTATTGGCGTGCCGCGTAAAATGAATTTTGGCTGATCGCCCGCATGACCGAGGGCGCGATAGGGGAATTGCTTTAATTTTCCGGGGGTGAAGCTGGTATTTTTCAGCCCGAGCGGCCGGATAATATGGTTGTTTACCAACCGATCGATCGGCGCGCCGGTTTTCAGCCGCAGGATGTAATTCAGGATGGCGTAGCCGAGATTGGAATAGATAGGCACCGGATTGGCCGGCGCATTAAAACGCGCCAGGTAGTTCAGTACGCTGTCATCGTCCAGCGCGGCGTAAAAGTTGTTTCCGGTGAACAGATACTCGGCGAACGATCTCAGCATCCGCACATCCATCACTTGCCGTGGTAAACCGGAGGTATGCGTCGCCAGCTGCAGCAGGGTGATCTTTTTTGCCCGCTCGCTTAAACGGATATTGCGCGGCATCAATTGCTCAAGCGTATCATCCCATTTCAATACGCCACGCTTTACCAGGATCGCCGTGGTTTCCGCGGTAAAGCCTTTACTCACGGAACCCACCGCAAAAAGGGTATCGCCGGTAATCGGATAGCGATGATAACGGTCCGTTACGCCATAACCCCAACTGCGCATTTGCCCGTCGGCCGTTAGCACCCCGACCACCAAACCCGGCGTGGTATTCCGTTTGAGTAACGGAATGGCAAGGCGATCGACCTCCCCTGGCAAATCATGACCGCAGGCCAACGCCCGGCGGTCAAAATCCGACTCGTCGGTCGACATATTCGACAAGGTGCCGCAACCGGAAAGCGTCAATACCAGAACCGTACAGAGCGCTAATTTAAGGGCAGCGGGCATAGTCGTCCGTTCTAAGGGAAGGTGGCGTGAGATTAAGCGATTTTACAAGGGATCATAATAAGATAGCCACGTTTTGTTCACCCTCGCCCCCAAAATCCGGGACGCTGATTAATGGCGCGCGATAAGCCTGATGGACGGCAATAATAAAAACACACTTCAGAAACACGGACTCAACACCAACTCTACATAAACAGCATTTTTTCTACATAAAATTGAATAATCAATGCCGGTTTTGTACTTTGCTGTTTCCCGCCGCCTATGGAAGTATCGCCTTAAATATCGGTCAACCCCTCCCGCAATACCTCATCAGGCAAAGGCTTGGCCGTCTATTTATTCACCTGATAACTATATAAACGTAGGGACAACATCGTGTCGATTTTCTTGCATTCTTATCGTAAACAGAAGCTGCGCGTTTTTGCTTCATTGGTACTTCTGGGCGGCGCCGTTACGGCGCAAGCCGCGGACGAAACCCCGAAAACCGGCGGCACGCTGATCTATCTGGAGCAACAGGCCCACACCAATCTTTATCCCCCGGCCGGCGGGTTTTATCCCAACGGCGGCATCCTGAATCAGATCACCGATAAACTGACCTACCAGAACCCGCAAACGCTGGAAATCGAACCGTGGATTGCCGAGTCCTGGAGCATCAATGCCGACAGTACTGAATACACCTTCAAAATCCGCCCCGGCGTCACCTTCTCCGACGGCACGCCGCTGGACGCCAACGCGGTGGCCAAGAATTTCGACACCTACGGCTTAGGCAATCCGGCGCTCAACCAGCCCGTTTCGGAAGTTATCAATAACTACCAGCGCAGCGAGGTGATCGATCCGCTGACGGTGAAGTTTTACTTCAGCAAACCGTCGCCGGGTTTTCTGCAGGGCACTTCGGCCATTGGTTCCGGCCTGGTTTCCCTCGCCACGCTGGCGCGTGACTTCAATCAGCTGGGCAACGCGCAGCATATTATCGGCTCCGGCCCGTTCGTGGTGAGCAGCGAAAAGCTGGGGCGCGAACTGAAGCTGACCGCGCGGCGGGACTACAACTGGGCGCCGGTAAAATTCCAGCATCAGGGGCGTCCTTATCTGGATGGCATCACCATTCTGGTGACCCCGGAAGACAGCGTGCGCATCGGCGCGCTGATTTCAGGCCAGGCGGATTTTATCCGTCAGATTCAGGCCTATGATGAAAAACGGGTGCGGGATGACAACTTCAGCATCTATGCCCCCGCCACCCGCGGCGTCAACAACAGCGTCAACTTCCGGCC comes from Brenneria nigrifluens DSM 30175 = ATCC 13028 and encodes:
- a CDS encoding GntR family transcriptional regulator; this translates as MSRTQNLRHNVINQMIDGIRKGHILSPLPSQAALAELYNISRTTVNHTLHYLHQRGGLEKVNGNYLIVRQPHEGDGFDSVSQPVEVQTHTFERAFFHMINQRKLRAGDTFSELQLAREVMVSPIVVREFLLRFCRYNLIENISRGQWQMKKFDKEYAEKLFELRELLETHALNKFMNLPPDDDRWLQARELLDRHRQLRETIGDNYRMFSQLDRDFHTLILSAANNPFFNQSIEIISVVFHFHYQWDERDLKQRNIIATDEHMAILSALICRNDLNAMREMRRHLDTAKQSMMHSISQYAD
- a CDS encoding zinc-binding alcohol dehydrogenase family protein; its protein translation is MENIKTMKTLVCEKPTALVYQQRERPTPKDNEALIKILNVGICGTDIHAWAGNQPFFSYPRVLGHEICGEIVALGNNAHNILIGQRVAVIPYVACHHCHSCLSGKTNCCENISVIGVHQDGGFCEYLSVPLGNLLIVDDVEPVSAALIEPFAISAHAVRRAALQAGEHVLVVGAGPIGLGVAAIAKADGAQVVMADTSAERRRHVEKKLDIATLDPSAGGFEQALRQQFSGMLPVKVIDATGNQYAMNNSVNLIRHGGSIVFVGLFKGELSFADPDFHKKETTMMGSRNATHEDFAKVGQLMAAGKLSADMMLTHHFDFNTLGNVYETDVVKNNALIKGVIHF
- a CDS encoding tagaturonate reductase; the encoded protein is MLTLNRRDFPGRRHPDKIIQFGEGNFLRAFVDWQLDLLNEHTGLNAGIVVVRPIDSDSPPSLNTQDGLYTTLIRGLNERGESVSDARVIRSVNREINVYHQFEEYLTLAHNPDIRWVFSNTTESGISYLARDSADAAPPASFPAKLTRLLYERFRYFDGAPDKGWVFFPCELIDYNGEALRELVLRYTRQWQLGETFETWLTAHNTFCSTLVDRIVTGYPRDEATTLENRLGYHDAFLDAAEHFYLFVIQGPQWLTQELHLDDYPLNIRIVDDIKPYKERKVAILNGAHTALVPVAFLAGLNTVGEAMHDAQISQFVEQAIAQEIIPVLDLPSEELHAFAQAVLNRFRNPFIQHQLLSIALNSMTKFRTRILPQLLAYQRKTDRLPPRLTFALSALLIFYRGKRQETSYPLQDDARWLARFSSGWQAVDAGTLPLGELVQTLLADSDHWGLDLNTVPQLPETVTRQLQDIKSLGVRAALSA
- a CDS encoding serine hydrolase domain-containing protein, whose amino-acid sequence is MPAALKLALCTVLVLTLSGCGTLSNMSTDESDFDRRALACGHDLPGEVDRLAIPLLKRNTTPGLVVGVLTADGQMRSWGYGVTDRYHRYPITGDTLFAVGSVSKGFTAETTAILVKRGVLKWDDTLEQLMPRNIRLSERAKKITLLQLATHTSGLPRQVMDVRMLRSFAEYLFTGNNFYAALDDDSVLNYLARFNAPANPVPIYSNLGYAILNYILRLKTGAPIDRLVNNHIIRPLGLKNTSFTPGKLKQFPYRALGHAGDQPKFILRGTPIPDWHFSSNMMGAASLYTSANDLLKFAHAHLYPTGDAALDEAIGDSLKTYYNRTKEAANIAWITDEIGQQHITYQVGYIGGYSSYIGLDRQHKVAVVVLQNSFNWNNNLGHSLIQRIGRAMDYRGACRMN
- a CDS encoding TIGR04028 family ABC transporter substrate-binding protein; its protein translation is MSIFLHSYRKQKLRVFASLVLLGGAVTAQAADETPKTGGTLIYLEQQAHTNLYPPAGGFYPNGGILNQITDKLTYQNPQTLEIEPWIAESWSINADSTEYTFKIRPGVTFSDGTPLDANAVAKNFDTYGLGNPALNQPVSEVINNYQRSEVIDPLTVKFYFSKPSPGFLQGTSAIGSGLVSLATLARDFNQLGNAQHIIGSGPFVVSSEKLGRELKLTARRDYNWAPVKFQHQGRPYLDGITILVTPEDSVRIGALISGQADFIRQIQAYDEKRVRDDNFSIYAPATRGVNNSVNFRPDNPLVADIRVRRALLHATNTKEIIDTLFSDNYPQATSVLAKTAAGHIDLSDKLTFDPALASRLLDEAGWKTGPQGIRQKDGQSLTLTAYESLPQPQNKETLQVVSQQWAKVGVKLNVLAGDAGSKTRDSLDPLKTGVAPGMVGRADPDVLKSQYYPTVRNVLLQKGGASDKVKNFTDTTLNNLLDGIASETDRGKRLALVGEVQRYLIDQAYVIPIFEEPQVFAGSPATKGIGFEAVGRPSFYNAWLDK